In Acaryochloris marina S15, a single genomic region encodes these proteins:
- a CDS encoding class I SAM-dependent DNA methyltransferase, with amino-acid sequence MNTENHSQTAAFLWSIADLLRGDFKQSQYGRIILPFTLLRRMECVLESTKEKVLAAAKAHQTKPDLVREKLLLRAADQQFFNASPLSLGTLSDTQTADDLMSYVQSFSPDAREIFEHFRFDEFVLQLDTSNLLYQVVQRFAATDLSPRTITNFGMGIIFEELIRKFAESSNETAGEHFTPRDIVHLTTSLVITEQDHKLKPNSIVTIYDPTAGTGGFLSEGDEYIQAISDKVTVSLHGQELNPESYAICKADMLIKGQTVSNIKLGNTLSEDQLTANHFDFMLSNPPFGVEWKKVQKQVADEHKQRSFEGRFGPGLPRVSDGSLLFLLHLVSKMRDPQEGGSRIGIILNGSPLFTGGAGSGESEIRRYLLQNDRVEAIVALPTDMFYNTGIATYVWILSNRKPEPRQGQVQLIDGTEHFSKMRKSLGSKRQYLNEEQIEDLVRIYGRFEETTQSKIFPVDAFGYRRITIERPLRLAFQVTAERVKAVLAEKQMQKLDGAVQNRLITALSGMDGETVYLNRSQFTKDLKAALKGQKVELKTQQIKALLNSLGERHPEGDICQSKGKPEPDTGLRDYENVPLGQSIYDYFDREVKPHVPDAWIDEGKCDGLDGEVGIVGFEIPFNRHFYVFEPPRPLAEIDQDLKVCTDRIKQMIEDLSA; translated from the coding sequence ATGAACACTGAAAATCACTCCCAAACTGCCGCCTTTCTCTGGTCCATTGCCGATCTGCTGCGGGGTGACTTTAAACAGTCCCAGTATGGCCGCATTATTTTGCCGTTTACGCTGTTGCGGCGTATGGAATGTGTGCTGGAGTCCACCAAGGAAAAGGTGTTGGCGGCAGCGAAAGCGCACCAGACAAAGCCGGACTTGGTGCGGGAGAAGCTACTATTGCGGGCAGCAGACCAGCAGTTTTTTAATGCCTCACCCCTGTCCCTCGGCACTCTGTCTGATACCCAGACAGCGGACGACTTGATGAGCTATGTGCAGTCCTTTAGTCCCGATGCGCGGGAAATCTTTGAGCATTTCCGGTTTGATGAATTTGTCTTGCAGCTAGACACCAGCAATTTGCTCTACCAGGTGGTGCAGCGGTTTGCTGCTACGGATCTTAGCCCTCGGACCATCACAAATTTTGGCATGGGCATTATCTTTGAGGAGCTGATCCGCAAGTTTGCTGAGAGTTCGAATGAAACGGCGGGGGAACACTTTACGCCTCGCGATATTGTCCATCTGACCACCTCGTTGGTGATTACCGAGCAAGATCACAAGCTAAAGCCCAATAGCATTGTCACAATCTACGACCCCACGGCGGGCACTGGCGGCTTTTTATCAGAGGGGGACGAATATATTCAGGCCATCAGCGATAAGGTAACGGTGTCCCTGCACGGCCAAGAGTTAAATCCTGAGTCCTATGCCATCTGTAAGGCGGATATGTTGATTAAGGGCCAGACCGTCAGCAATATTAAGCTGGGCAACACCCTGTCAGAAGACCAGCTCACGGCTAACCACTTCGACTTTATGCTTAGCAATCCCCCCTTTGGGGTGGAATGGAAGAAGGTGCAAAAGCAGGTGGCCGATGAGCATAAGCAGCGGAGCTTTGAAGGCCGCTTTGGTCCAGGGTTACCCCGAGTGTCGGATGGGTCGCTGTTGTTTTTGCTGCATCTGGTTAGCAAAATGCGCGATCCCCAAGAGGGTGGCTCCCGGATTGGCATTATTCTCAATGGGTCGCCGCTATTTACGGGTGGGGCGGGTAGTGGAGAGTCAGAGATTCGGCGCTATCTGTTGCAGAATGATCGGGTGGAGGCGATTGTCGCCCTGCCCACGGATATGTTTTACAACACGGGCATTGCCACCTATGTGTGGATTTTATCGAACCGCAAGCCAGAGCCACGTCAGGGGCAGGTGCAGCTGATTGACGGCACAGAGCATTTCAGCAAGATGCGGAAGTCCTTGGGGAGTAAGCGGCAGTATCTCAACGAAGAACAAATTGAGGACCTGGTGCGAATCTACGGTCGGTTTGAGGAAACGACTCAGAGCAAGATCTTTCCGGTGGATGCCTTTGGCTATCGGCGAATAACGATTGAGCGACCCTTGCGGCTAGCGTTTCAGGTGACGGCAGAGCGGGTCAAGGCAGTACTGGCGGAAAAGCAAATGCAAAAGCTGGATGGGGCGGTGCAAAATCGGCTGATTACGGCGTTGAGTGGGATGGATGGGGAGACGGTATACCTAAATCGGAGCCAGTTTACCAAAGACCTCAAGGCAGCTCTAAAGGGCCAAAAGGTAGAGCTAAAAACGCAGCAGATCAAGGCGTTGCTCAATAGTCTGGGGGAGCGTCATCCCGAGGGGGATATTTGCCAGAGTAAGGGCAAACCGGAGCCGGATACGGGGCTGCGGGACTATGAGAATGTACCTCTGGGACAGTCCATCTATGACTATTTTGATCGGGAGGTCAAACCCCATGTACCCGATGCCTGGATTGATGAGGGCAAGTGCGATGGGCTGGATGGAGAAGTGGGGATTGTCGGGTTTGAGATTCCATTTAATCGGCATTTTTATGTGTTTGAGCCACCGCGCCCGTTGGCGGAGATTGACCAGGATCTAAAGGTCTGCACGGATCGGATTAAGCAGATGATCGAGGATTTGTCGGCATGA
- a CDS encoding ABC transporter permease codes for MAIAIGLSAWQQLDLTWSLFLATGRTVLQLMVMGYVLWFIFDWKHPGAVLALVAGMLTVASIESRNRIGKDIPHLIPWLWGSIFISTVLTLSYTSIFILQPDNWFDPQYLIPLAGIVMGNAMNGAAIAGERLVKSLKANRNEIETHLCLGASPQQAIAQYRRDAIRAGLIPTINAMMVVGLVKLPGIITGQLLSGVNPQEAASYQILIMFMLAFATLVTTLLVATGVYRQFFNSSAQLTLP; via the coding sequence ATGGCGATAGCCATTGGCCTCTCAGCTTGGCAGCAACTTGACTTGACCTGGAGCTTATTTTTAGCAACCGGTCGAACGGTTTTACAGCTCATGGTTATGGGCTATGTACTGTGGTTTATTTTTGACTGGAAACATCCAGGTGCAGTTCTAGCACTGGTAGCAGGCATGTTGACCGTCGCCAGTATTGAATCTCGCAACCGCATTGGCAAAGATATTCCCCACCTTATCCCCTGGCTATGGGGCTCCATTTTTATCAGTACGGTTTTGACCCTTAGCTACACATCCATTTTTATCTTGCAACCGGACAATTGGTTTGACCCGCAGTATCTCATTCCCTTAGCAGGGATTGTGATGGGAAATGCCATGAATGGGGCTGCGATCGCAGGGGAAAGGCTCGTTAAAAGCTTAAAAGCGAATCGCAATGAAATCGAGACCCATCTTTGCCTGGGAGCCTCTCCTCAACAGGCGATTGCCCAATATCGCCGTGACGCCATCCGTGCCGGACTCATTCCCACAATCAACGCCATGATGGTGGTCGGCCTCGTCAAACTACCTGGCATCATTACGGGACAGTTGCTCAGTGGAGTCAATCCCCAAGAAGCGGCTTCCTATCAGATACTTATTATGTTTATGCTCGCTTTCGCCACCTTAGTGACAACCTTGCTGGTGGCAACAGGGGTGTATCGTCAGTTCTTTAATTCATCAGCTCAGTTGACCCTACCCTAG
- a CDS encoding tetratricopeptide repeat protein, producing the protein MIVTLIVFLGWIVSVCLHEFGHAIIAYWGGDKTVKDKGYLTLNPLKYTDVSLSLVMPIVFLLIGGIPLPGGAVYINRSLIRNRWWDSAMSAAGPAATFMVALLLAVPFRLGNPLETLETSINLGTFELETLTTQDQVWLALAFLGMLEVAGAVLNLLPIPSLDGFGIIEPWLSPPLQKQARKYSRYGFLVLFVLLWFVPAANAAFWGIVYGLSQQLGIPVLFSRIGYLVFRQWTWLPLVILVATIVIGQRLNPQNQGQSKETAELQRAITNSEQAVQANPDQPQYWYHRGQLLLEDHQYEAAEAAFHQAIQLKPDADTWHARGIALLLMQQYEHAIAAFDETLHLQSDQALAWVHRGRAQRGLQRYEDEIADYDQALALDPENANIWCDHGLAHYHLAQYEAAIDSFDRAAYIDPSSWNAWYLKGLALMPQHQYERAVRCYDHALNLRADTTQTWIAKGSALLQLQDFAGAIASYDQALSLDPKNATAVYNKACTFSLQGQRDKALEMLSQALNLDPKVSDLAPSDADLDSLRSEPAFHQLMAGYSSNSDEATISS; encoded by the coding sequence GTGATTGTTACCCTCATCGTTTTCTTGGGATGGATTGTCTCTGTTTGTCTGCACGAATTTGGACATGCCATTATTGCCTACTGGGGTGGAGATAAAACGGTCAAAGATAAGGGGTACCTCACCCTTAATCCCCTTAAGTACACGGATGTTTCCCTGAGCTTGGTGATGCCGATTGTCTTTCTGCTGATTGGTGGCATCCCGTTGCCAGGGGGAGCAGTCTATATCAATCGCAGCCTGATTCGGAATCGTTGGTGGGATAGTGCCATGTCTGCAGCAGGGCCTGCAGCAACGTTTATGGTGGCGTTGTTATTGGCAGTGCCTTTTCGGTTAGGGAATCCGCTGGAGACTTTGGAAACCTCGATAAATTTAGGAACCTTTGAGTTAGAAACCCTGACCACCCAAGATCAAGTGTGGTTAGCACTTGCATTTTTAGGGATGTTGGAAGTTGCAGGTGCCGTTTTAAATCTGTTACCTATCCCCTCTTTAGATGGCTTTGGGATTATTGAGCCTTGGCTCTCCCCACCTCTGCAGAAACAAGCAAGGAAGTACAGCCGTTACGGTTTTCTAGTCCTATTTGTTTTGTTGTGGTTTGTGCCTGCTGCCAATGCCGCCTTTTGGGGAATTGTGTATGGCTTGAGTCAGCAACTCGGTATCCCGGTGTTGTTTTCTAGAATTGGATATTTAGTGTTTCGCCAGTGGACCTGGTTACCGCTCGTGATACTGGTGGCAACCATAGTCATTGGTCAACGTCTTAACCCTCAAAACCAAGGGCAGTCTAAGGAAACGGCGGAGTTGCAGCGTGCGATCACAAACTCAGAACAAGCAGTCCAAGCCAATCCCGATCAGCCCCAATATTGGTATCACCGGGGACAGCTGCTCCTCGAAGATCATCAATATGAAGCTGCCGAAGCTGCCTTTCACCAGGCCATTCAATTAAAACCCGATGCCGATACCTGGCATGCGCGGGGGATTGCCCTGTTATTGATGCAGCAATACGAACATGCGATCGCAGCCTTTGACGAAACCCTGCATCTCCAGTCCGATCAAGCCTTAGCTTGGGTGCATCGAGGTCGAGCTCAGCGAGGATTACAGCGATATGAAGATGAAATTGCCGACTATGATCAGGCCCTCGCCCTGGACCCTGAAAATGCCAATATTTGGTGCGATCACGGCTTAGCCCACTATCACCTGGCCCAATATGAGGCGGCGATTGATAGCTTCGATCGAGCTGCCTATATTGATCCATCCTCTTGGAATGCATGGTACTTAAAAGGACTTGCATTGATGCCCCAGCATCAGTATGAGCGAGCAGTTCGCTGCTATGACCATGCCTTGAATCTGCGGGCAGATACGACCCAAACCTGGATTGCCAAAGGTTCAGCCTTGCTACAACTCCAAGACTTTGCAGGGGCGATCGCTTCTTATGATCAGGCTCTTTCTTTAGATCCTAAGAACGCCACAGCCGTTTATAACAAAGCCTGCACCTTTAGTTTGCAAGGGCAAAGGGACAAGGCCTTAGAGATGCTGAGTCAGGCCCTTAATCTCGATCCCAAAGTCAGTGACCTCGCACCCTCAGATGCAGACCTCGATTCATTGCGTTCAGAACCAGCATTTCACCAGTTGATGGCTGGCTACAGTTCCAATTCTGACGAAGCAACGATCTCCAGTTAG
- a CDS encoding DnaJ domain-containing protein encodes MADLQPYFQLLHVSADVTPAELKAAFRRQARTCHPDLHPDNPSAEAEFQRLSEAYDIISSALHPSSQADEFIHADGSNGLTTAQALYARGTQKAAERDYVGAIQDYTRAIESDPEFLDAYLKRCQVRFVQGDDEGVLAECAEILGLDDTVAQAYYYQGRARLQLGSAPAAIASYSQALALDEEYAQAWLHRGRARLEMQEEKLAREDLSRAAQLFEAQGEPDEVHRVQVILQEMGRSPRPKSEVKVKRKGFREQGLLQDIFTTIPEFFWNPSGGLLSTFARLSARRATEVGLGYGGLSLMGCVLAANLFPIVFSSVTLGERFVLGAMPFFSLIFLNQLARSLTRTRGSWASDIFISGATLLPLSLLMFLSGLVIQFGAAGVWIATFYLGCDAVLMLYVGCSQVNNLSEQSATLAVPTLLLVTSALTYGTFTIFAS; translated from the coding sequence ATGGCAGATTTGCAACCTTACTTCCAACTGCTGCATGTTTCTGCGGATGTTACGCCTGCCGAGCTTAAGGCTGCGTTTCGGCGTCAGGCTAGAACATGCCATCCGGATCTGCACCCGGATAACCCAAGTGCTGAAGCTGAGTTTCAGCGATTGAGCGAAGCCTATGACATTATTTCTAGCGCTCTCCATCCTTCTAGCCAAGCGGATGAATTTATTCATGCAGATGGTAGCAATGGTCTGACGACAGCTCAAGCTCTGTATGCCCGAGGGACCCAAAAGGCTGCAGAAAGAGATTATGTAGGGGCCATTCAGGATTACACCCGTGCGATTGAATCGGATCCAGAATTTTTGGATGCCTATCTCAAACGGTGCCAGGTGCGGTTTGTTCAAGGGGATGATGAAGGGGTACTGGCAGAATGTGCGGAGATTCTGGGTTTAGATGATACGGTTGCCCAGGCTTATTATTATCAGGGTAGAGCCCGATTGCAGTTAGGATCTGCCCCCGCTGCCATCGCATCCTATAGCCAGGCCCTTGCCCTAGACGAAGAGTATGCCCAAGCCTGGTTGCACCGTGGGCGGGCTCGCCTGGAAATGCAGGAAGAAAAGTTGGCCCGTGAAGACTTAAGCCGGGCCGCGCAACTATTTGAAGCCCAAGGTGAGCCGGATGAAGTCCACCGAGTGCAAGTGATCTTGCAAGAGATGGGTCGCAGTCCCCGCCCGAAATCTGAGGTTAAAGTCAAAAGAAAAGGATTCAGGGAACAAGGTCTCTTACAGGATATTTTTACGACGATTCCTGAATTTTTTTGGAACCCGAGTGGTGGGTTGTTGTCCACTTTTGCCCGCTTGTCTGCCAGACGGGCCACTGAAGTGGGGTTAGGCTATGGGGGCCTCTCCCTAATGGGTTGTGTGTTAGCCGCTAACCTATTTCCGATTGTCTTTAGTTCGGTCACCTTGGGAGAACGGTTTGTACTCGGCGCGATGCCGTTTTTTAGCTTGATTTTTCTAAATCAACTTGCCCGCAGTCTGACACGAACTCGGGGTAGTTGGGCCAGCGATATCTTTATCAGTGGGGCAACGCTGTTACCCCTGAGTCTGTTGATGTTTTTAAGTGGGTTGGTCATTCAATTTGGGGCGGCTGGTGTTTGGATCGCTACATTCTATTTGGGGTGTGATGCGGTTTTGATGCTGTACGTGGGCTGCTCTCAAGTTAATAATTTGTCAGAGCAAAGTGCTACTTTGGCCGTTCCGACCCTATTATTGGTAACCAGTGCGTTGACCTATGGCACGTTTACGATATTTGCGAGCTGA
- a CDS encoding ABC transporter permease → MSYILQNPDLVLELLLEHVQMTGIALGGAVIIAVPIAWIIYRWTWLQGPVMGILGVIYTIPSLALMILLIPLLGLSSTTAIVAMILYAQVILVRSIVVGLQSIPQPLLEAAQAMGMSAWQCWWQVQVPLMRPVFLAGVRLATTVIIALGTIAAKFGAGGLGILLFEGIAQAGRYDKIWAGTIVVGFLAITSNGFLWLWEQQLQPQTPQR, encoded by the coding sequence ATGAGCTATATCCTCCAAAATCCAGACCTTGTATTGGAATTATTGCTTGAGCATGTACAAATGACGGGGATTGCTTTAGGGGGAGCCGTGATCATTGCCGTTCCCATCGCTTGGATCATTTATCGGTGGACGTGGCTGCAGGGACCTGTTATGGGGATATTGGGGGTGATTTATACCATTCCCAGCTTGGCCTTGATGATTTTGCTGATTCCGTTGCTGGGACTCAGTTCCACAACGGCTATTGTGGCCATGATTCTGTATGCCCAAGTTATTTTAGTGCGCAGTATTGTGGTGGGTTTACAGTCTATTCCTCAACCGCTATTGGAGGCTGCCCAGGCAATGGGCATGTCGGCCTGGCAATGCTGGTGGCAGGTCCAAGTTCCGTTAATGCGACCGGTCTTTTTGGCGGGTGTCCGGTTAGCCACGACGGTCATTATTGCCTTAGGAACTATTGCAGCTAAGTTTGGTGCGGGGGGATTGGGCATATTGCTGTTTGAGGGAATTGCCCAAGCAGGTCGGTATGACAAGATCTGGGCGGGGACTATTGTGGTGGGCTTCCTAGCCATCACCAGTAATGGTTTTTTGTGGTTGTGGGAACAACAGTTGCAGCCTCAGACTCCTCAACGTTAG
- a CDS encoding DEAD/DEAH box helicase — protein MKIIHGTWIPDEAAFIQKGAFYLWVETTEPKKKRKTARSIHPFQLASDELEDFLSNDLGVKPGRPLEQLITSRHFLLPSTDQAPLPSLELARYLEETTPETFEWQYWQVDCFEVKTWVKTGQYEQQPVTNIIKLLNELHFIALHNLADMQLGTDLLFWYHYTQTLKPVLLKDQYIPALRRREVSSAKGSRSKSKSQKKTQSVEIYPAWEIVSESYETELDRFVDYMPLACVSGFTKGPKSPTFYDRKTLLRHFSEHLLTEIITATYLPSSFTKKIASTLLEDCLQSQPGLQTTQNTSEELYEQWRVWRDRIRKTQTSTSFYLCFQLQDPPKPEEAWQLQFLVAPKQDPSLQISLLDYWRFKPEKQQELQKQLGESFEQHLLLGLGYAARIYPQLWQGLETDQPIGIPLEIGAALDFLQESAWVLENAGYKVIVPAWWTPKGRQRAKIKLRAKGKSLSSTNDKSKSYFSQDRLVEYKYDLAIGDQKVSEQEWLDLVQAKSSLVQFRGQWMHLDQDKMQQMLEFWKTQQAENPDMTLLDFMRMTAEGGDDIEVDFDRDKTLSQMLKQLQDKSKLDAIADPETLQGTLREYQKRGVSWLHYLEQLGLNGCLADDMGLGKTVQVIARLAQEREQTDETIPPTLLIAPTSVVGNWRREIQKFAPHLQSIVHHGNERAKAAKDFKAMADQNDVIITSFSLARRDSKLFDAVPWHRIVLDEAQNIKNPKAAQTKAILKLSATHRLALTGTPVENRLLDLWSIFNFLNPGYLGKQNQFRKNFELPIQKDNNRRQSTTLKKLVEPFILRRLKTDKSIIKDLPDKVEQKLYCNLTKEQASLYEAVVKDISTEIDEVDGIQRKGMILSTLLKLKQICNHPRQFLQDESDFTPERSHKLSRLTEMITEVMEEGESLLVFTQFTELGDALEKYLRQTHHYTTYYIHGGTNRNKREQMITEFQDPETGPSVFILSLKAGGVGITLTKANHVFHFDRWWNPAVEDQATDRAFRIGQKKNVFVHKFVAIGTLEERIDEMIEDKKKLAGAIVGSDESWLTELDNESFKKLISLNKSAILE, from the coding sequence ATGAAGATCATCCACGGAACCTGGATTCCTGACGAAGCAGCATTTATCCAAAAAGGAGCTTTCTACCTTTGGGTTGAAACCACTGAACCTAAGAAGAAGCGCAAAACGGCTCGCTCTATTCATCCCTTTCAGTTGGCCAGTGATGAATTAGAAGACTTCCTCAGCAATGATTTAGGCGTCAAACCAGGCCGCCCCCTAGAGCAACTCATTACTTCTCGGCATTTCTTGCTCCCCAGTACGGATCAAGCTCCCCTACCTTCCCTAGAACTGGCTCGATACCTAGAGGAAACCACTCCTGAAACCTTTGAATGGCAGTATTGGCAAGTGGACTGCTTTGAGGTTAAAACCTGGGTAAAGACGGGACAGTATGAACAACAACCCGTAACCAACATCATCAAGCTGCTCAATGAGCTGCACTTTATTGCCCTGCATAATCTCGCGGATATGCAGTTAGGCACTGACCTACTGTTTTGGTATCACTACACCCAAACCCTCAAGCCCGTATTGCTGAAGGATCAATATATTCCAGCTCTGCGTCGCCGAGAGGTATCATCCGCCAAGGGCTCCCGCAGCAAATCTAAATCTCAGAAAAAAACCCAGTCTGTCGAAATTTATCCAGCGTGGGAAATTGTCAGTGAATCCTATGAAACTGAACTAGACCGATTTGTGGACTATATGCCCCTAGCTTGTGTCTCTGGGTTCACTAAAGGTCCAAAATCTCCCACTTTTTATGATCGAAAAACGTTGCTGCGGCATTTTTCAGAGCATTTACTGACTGAAATTATCACGGCGACCTATTTACCCTCGAGCTTTACTAAAAAGATCGCCAGCACTTTACTCGAAGATTGTTTGCAATCGCAACCGGGATTGCAAACTACTCAGAACACCAGTGAGGAGCTATATGAGCAGTGGCGCGTTTGGCGCGATCGCATCCGCAAAACCCAAACCTCAACGTCCTTTTATCTCTGCTTCCAGCTTCAGGATCCACCCAAGCCGGAAGAGGCTTGGCAATTGCAATTTCTAGTCGCCCCCAAGCAAGATCCGTCCCTACAAATTTCCCTGTTGGATTACTGGCGGTTCAAACCCGAAAAGCAGCAGGAATTACAAAAGCAGTTGGGCGAGAGTTTCGAGCAGCATCTGTTGCTCGGCTTAGGGTATGCCGCTCGGATTTATCCCCAGCTTTGGCAGGGATTAGAAACGGACCAGCCGATCGGTATTCCTTTAGAAATTGGTGCTGCCCTAGACTTTTTACAGGAATCCGCCTGGGTGCTAGAGAATGCAGGCTACAAGGTAATTGTGCCCGCCTGGTGGACACCAAAAGGACGGCAGCGGGCCAAAATCAAGCTGCGGGCGAAGGGCAAGTCCCTCTCCAGCACCAACGATAAATCCAAAAGCTACTTCTCCCAAGATCGGCTAGTCGAATATAAATATGACCTCGCCATTGGCGACCAAAAGGTTTCCGAACAGGAATGGCTGGACCTAGTTCAGGCTAAATCCTCCCTGGTTCAGTTTCGCGGCCAGTGGATGCACCTCGACCAGGACAAAATGCAGCAGATGCTGGAGTTTTGGAAAACCCAGCAGGCCGAAAACCCCGATATGACGCTCCTAGACTTTATGCGTATGACCGCAGAAGGGGGAGACGATATTGAAGTTGATTTTGACCGGGATAAGACCCTTTCCCAGATGCTCAAGCAGCTTCAGGATAAAAGTAAGCTGGATGCGATCGCAGATCCTGAAACCCTGCAAGGCACCCTGCGCGAATACCAAAAACGAGGCGTCTCTTGGCTACACTATCTGGAGCAACTGGGTCTGAACGGCTGCTTAGCCGATGATATGGGCTTAGGCAAAACCGTCCAGGTAATTGCCCGCCTAGCTCAGGAACGAGAACAAACCGACGAAACCATTCCGCCCACCCTGCTGATTGCGCCCACCTCAGTGGTGGGCAACTGGCGCCGAGAAATCCAGAAATTTGCTCCCCATTTACAATCCATTGTTCACCACGGCAATGAGCGAGCAAAAGCTGCCAAAGACTTTAAGGCAATGGCAGACCAAAATGATGTGATCATTACCTCCTTTAGCCTAGCCCGCAGGGATAGCAAGCTATTTGATGCCGTTCCCTGGCATCGGATTGTCTTAGATGAAGCTCAAAATATTAAAAATCCGAAAGCCGCCCAAACCAAAGCTATTCTCAAACTCTCGGCCACCCATCGCCTCGCCCTCACTGGCACCCCCGTCGAAAATCGGCTGCTGGATTTATGGTCCATTTTCAACTTCCTCAATCCAGGGTACTTAGGCAAGCAAAACCAGTTCCGCAAGAACTTTGAACTGCCCATCCAAAAAGACAATAATCGCAGGCAGTCGACCACCCTCAAGAAGCTAGTGGAGCCTTTTATCCTGCGGCGGCTTAAAACGGACAAGTCGATTATCAAAGATCTGCCTGACAAGGTGGAGCAAAAGCTGTACTGCAATCTCACCAAAGAACAAGCCTCCCTCTACGAAGCCGTTGTCAAGGATATTTCCACAGAGATTGACGAGGTAGACGGTATTCAGCGCAAGGGCATGATTCTCTCAACCCTGCTGAAGCTCAAGCAAATTTGCAATCATCCCCGTCAGTTCCTTCAAGATGAAAGTGACTTCACCCCCGAGCGTTCCCATAAACTCAGTCGTCTCACAGAGATGATCACCGAAGTGATGGAGGAAGGGGAGAGTCTACTCGTATTCACCCAGTTCACCGAACTCGGTGATGCCCTGGAAAAGTATCTACGCCAAACCCACCACTACACCACCTACTACATCCACGGCGGTACCAACCGTAACAAGCGGGAACAGATGATTACGGAGTTTCAAGATCCGGAGACTGGACCGTCTGTATTTATCCTGTCTCTCAAAGCGGGTGGGGTTGGCATCACCCTCACCAAAGCCAATCACGTCTTCCACTTCGATCGCTGGTGGAATCCGGCAGTAGAGGACCAAGCCACAGACCGCGCCTTCCGCATTGGCCAGAAAAAAAATGTATTTGTCCATAAGTTCGTTGCCATCGGCACCCTAGAAGAGCGGATCGATGAAATGATTGAGGACAAGAAAAAATTGGCCGGTGCGATTGTTGGGTCGGATGAGTCGTGGTTAACAGAACTCGATAATGAGTCCTTTAAGAAACTAATCTCTCTCAACAAGAGCGCTATTTTGGAATAA